A part of Astatotilapia calliptera chromosome 15, fAstCal1.2, whole genome shotgun sequence genomic DNA contains:
- the kcnk13b gene encoding potassium channel subfamily K member 13, with the protein MACRSGCCCGSGPINEDNARFLLLALFIVVYLLCGAAVFSALEHPKEREAKERWAQRFEHFSQKYNLSKKELNNFLRNYEEANVAGIRVDAIRPRWDFTGAFYFVGTVVSTIGFGMTTPATIGGKVFLMFYGLLGCAATILFFNLFLERVITVIAFVLKSCYERRHNKAVLPQNGRQVSEGNRASGAGEELAGWKPSVYCVMLILGAAAVLVSCCASLMYSAAEGWGYLDSLYFCFVAFSTIGFGDMVSSQRVAYEGHATVAYRLGNFFFILTGVCCIYSLFNVISIVIKQVLNWLLRRLEAPCRCCFPRRGHHPHRHPRRNVVAPGHLRARRDPSIETDAINESETDTGRRLSGEMISMRDFLAANKVNLAIMQKQLSEMAVGNQRQSSSSSRQNGFSGGVGALGIMNNRLAETSVDR; encoded by the exons ATGGCATGCAGGAGCGGCTGCTGCTGCGGCTCCGGTCCGATAAACGAGGATAACGCGCGGTTCCTGCTGCTGGCGCTGTTCATCGTTGTCTATCTCCTGTGCGGGGCCGCCGTCTTCTCTGCGCTGGAACACCCAAAGGAGAGAGAAGCGAAGGAGCGCTGGGCGCAGAGGTTCGAACATTTCAGCCAGAAGTACAACCTGAGTAAGAAAGAGCTGAATAACTTCCTGAGGAACTACGAGGAGGCGAACGTGGCGGGGATCCGCGTGGACGCAATCAGACCTCGATGGGACTTCACGGGCGCTTTTTACTTCGTAGGAACTGTGGTGTCAACCATCG GGTTTGGGATGACAACCCCGGCCACCATTGGAGGAAAAGTCTTCCTGATGTTTTATGGCCTGCTCGGCTGTGCGGCTACCATCCTGTTCTTCAACCTCTTCCTGGAGCGTGTCATCACCGTCATTGCCTTTGTCCTTAAGTCGTGCTACGAAAGACGTCATAACAAGGCTGTGCTGCCACAAAACGGACGTCAAGTCTCTGAGGGAAACAGAGCAAGTGGAGCCGGGGAGGAACTTGCAGGCTGGAAGCCCTCAGTCTACTGCGTTATGCTCATTTTAGGAGCGGCAGCCGTTTTGGTGTCTTGCTGCGCCTCGCTGATGTACTCCGCAGCGGAGGGTTGGGGCTACCTGGACTCGCTTTACTTCTGCTTTGTAGCCTTCAGCACCATTGGGTTTGGAGATATGGTTAGCAGTCAGCGAGTCGCCTACGAAGGCCACGCTACGGTTGCGTACAGGCTGGGCAACTTCTTCTTCATCCTGACCGGCGTCTGCTGCATCTACTCCCTCTTCAATGTCATCTCCATCGTCATCAAGCAGGTACTCAACTGGCTGCTGAGGAGGCTGGAGGCCCCCTGTCGCTGCTGTTTCCCCAGGAGGGGTCACCACCCGCACCGGCATCCCCGTCGGAATGTGGTGGCCCCGGGCCACCTCCGTGCCCGCAGAGACCCATCCATCGAGACAGACGCCATTAATGAGAGCGAGACCGACACTGGACGCAGGTTGTCTGGGGAAATGATTTCCATGAGGGACTTCTTAGCAGCCAACAAG GTGAACTTGGCCATTATGCAAAAGCAGCTTTCGGAGATGGCAGTCGGGAACCAGCGCCAGTCCAGCTCCAGTTCACGTCAGAACGGCTTCTCGGGAGGGGTGGGTGCACTGGGCATCATGAACAACCGCCTGGCAGAGACTAGTGTGGACAGATAG
- the psmc1b gene encoding 26S proteasome regulatory subunit 4, whose product MGQSQSGGHGPGGGKKDDKDKKKKYEPPIPTRVGKKKKKTKGPDAASKLPLVTPHTQCRLKLLKQERIKDYLLMEEEFIRNQEQMKPLEEKQEEERSKVDDLRGTPMSVGTLEEIIDDNHAIVSTSVGSEHYVSILSFVDKDLLEPGCSVLLNHKVHAVIGVLMDDTDPLVTVMKVEKAPQETYADIGGLDNQIQEIKESVELPLTHPEYYEEMGIKPPKGVILYGPPGTGKTLLAKAVANQTSATFLRVVGSELIQKYLGDGPKLVRELFRVAEEHAPSIVFIDEIDAIGTKRYDSNSGGEREIQRTMLELLNQLDGFDSRGDVKVIMATNRIETLDPALIRPGRIDRKIEFPLPDEKTKRRIFQIHTSRMTVADDVTLDDLILAKDDLSGADIKAICTEAGLMALRERRMKVTNEDFKKSKENVLYKKQEGTPEGLYL is encoded by the exons ATG GGACAAAGCCAGAGTGGAGGCCACGGTCCAGGAGGAGGCAAGAAGGATGACAAG gataagaaaaagaagtatgAGCCTCCAATACCCACCAGAGTtggcaagaaaaagaagaagaccaaGGGACCAGATGCTGCAAGCAAACTACCATTGG TTACACCTCACACTCAGTGCCGCCTGAAGCTGCTGAAGCAGGAACGGATCAAAGACTACCTGCTTATGGAGGAAGAGTTTATCAGGAACCAGGAGCAGATGAAGCCCCTGGAAGAGAAACAGGAG GAGGAAAGGTCAAAGGTAGATGACCTGCGGGGGACCCCCATGTCTGTAGGCACTCTGGAAGAAATCATAGATGACAACCATGCCATTGTGTCCACCTCAGTGGGATCAGAGCACTACGTTAGTATCCTGTCCTTTGTGGATAAGGATCTTCTGGAGCCAGGCTGCTCTGTCCTGCTCAACCACAag GTTCATGCTGTGATTGGGGTACTGATGGATGACACTGACCCCTTGGTGACGGTGATGAAGGTGGAAAAAGCCCCACAAGAAACCTATGCTGACATCGGAGGACTGGACAATCAGATCCAGGAGATTAAG GAGTCAGTGGAGCTGCCTCTTACACATCCAGAGTATTATGAAGAGATGGGCATTAAGCCTCCCAAAGGAGTCATCTTATATGGACCACCTGGCACAG GTAAGACACTACTTGCCAAGGCTGTAGCCAATCAGACATCAGCCACCTTCCTGCGTGTGGTGGGCTCAGAGCTGATCCAGAAGTATCTGGGAGATGGGCCCAAGCTGGTGCGAGAACTCTTCAGGGTAGCAGAGGAGCACGCCCCTTCAATTGTCTTCATCGATGAGATTGACGCCATCGGCACAAAGAG GTACGACTCTAACTCCGGCGGTGAGAGGGAGATCCAGAGGACCATGCTGGAGCTGCTCAACCAGCTGGACGGCTTCGACTCGCGGGGAGACGTTAAAGTTATCATGGCCACCAACCGGATAGAAACGCTCGATCCAGCTCTCATCAGACCCG GGAGAATCGACCGTAAGATTGAGTTTCCCCTTCCCGATGAGAAGACCAAAAGAAGGATCTTCCAGATCCACACCAGCCGTATGACAGTAGCAGATGATGTCACCCTCGATGACCTCATCCTGGCAAAGGATGACCTGTCGGGAGCAGACATCAAG GCCATCTGCACAGAAGCAGGCCTCATGGCTTTGCGAGAGCGCCGAATGAAAGTCACCAACGAAGACTTCAAAAAGTCCAAGGAGAACGTTCTGTACAAGAAGCAGGAGGGCACGCCAGAGGGGCTTTACCTCTAA